A stretch of the Lactuca sativa cultivar Salinas chromosome 9, Lsat_Salinas_v11, whole genome shotgun sequence genome encodes the following:
- the LOC111903203 gene encoding uncharacterized protein LOC111903203: MEGSRRRNSSSPSMLADLTATHGCDNELSPSNSDLTSNSSLTVNNCKGRLHQIEDSAKDCVTTWTDEKHDLYLDHLESSFVEQLHRSIGVLAFCSNDDSKSHYLSRKLVAKNRNTSAKLKIIQDSYSDKTTLKRKSHHTLTEFSDQNFSAEASEQACRKKQSKTIYSQV, from the exons ATGGAAGGTAGTCGCCGGCGTAATTCATCATCTCCGTCGATGTTAGCAGATCTAACCGCGACTCATGGCTGCGACAATGAATTGAGTCCGTCGAACTCCGACTTGACCTCGAACTCGTCTTTGACCGTTAATAATTGTAAAGGAAGGTTACATCAGATTGAAGATTCGGCGAAG GATTGTGTGACGACATGGACAGAtgaaaaacatgatttgtatcttgATCATTTGGAATCATCATTTGTTGAGCAGTTGCATCGGTCTATAGGCGTACTTGCTTTTTGCTCAAATGATGACTCAAAGAGTCATTATTTATCTCGAAAGCTGGTTGCTAAAAATAGAAATACTTCAGCAAAG TTAAAAATAATACAAGATTCCTACTCGGACAAAACTACCCTCAAGAGAAAAAGCCATCACACTCTTACAG AATTCTCAGACCAAAACTTTTCAGCTGAAGCTAGTGAGCAGGCATGTAGAAAAAAGCAGTCAAAGACTATTTATTCACAAGTTTGA